Genomic DNA from Lutibacter sp. A80:
TTAGTTTCTTCATTAACAATATAGCCAAAATCATCTAAAACACTATTTAGCGGTGCGCCTAAATTAATAGCAGCTTCAAAAACAGTATTGTAATTACTTTCAAAAACATCTAAACCTCCCAAACCATTATGTCCATCAGAAGCAAAATACAACTTGTTTTTAGTTATAAAAGGAAACATTTCTTTTCCAGAGGTATTAATTTTAGTCCCCAAATTTCGAGGTTTAGAATATACGTCGTCTTTTAAAATATCAACAACAAAAATATCCGTTTCACCTATGGACCCTGGCATATCTGAAACAAAATATAATTTTGTTCCATCTGCACTTAATGCTGGATGGCCTACAGAATATTCTTCACTATTAAATGGCAATTCTTTAATATTTTGCCAATCTTTTTTTCCATCAACTCCTTCAACTAATGTAGCACTATAAAGCTTTAATCTATTTATTTTTACTCCATCTACACCACTTCCATTGTAATTATTACGTGTATAATATACTTTTTTGAAATCTGAAGAAAAAGACAATGTAGCTTCATGGTATTTAGAATTTAACACTTTTGAAAAATCTTTAACCATAGTTACATCTGTATTTTTATAGTCTATATCTCCCAAATACAGATTAAAAAAAAGTGGTTTCTTAATTTTATAATTACTAGTTTTATTATAAGTAGAATCAATTGCAGAAGCATATACCAATTTATCATTATAATACATAGGACCAAAATCTGAAAACACAGTATTTATTGATAAATTACTTAGTATAAATTGCTGTTCTTGGTCTAAAATAACTTCTGAATTTGCTTGTAAATTAGCAGTTTTATTTAATTGGTTTTTATTACTTTTCTCTTCAAATACTTTCATCCATTTTTTAGCTGCTCCGTATTTTCCAATACCTTGAAATGATTTTGAATATCTAAAAAAATATTCTGCATTTAACGCTTCTTTATACAAGGTAATTAATTTACCGTACCATTTATTGGCACTTTCCATATTGGTATTAAAATAGTATGCATCCCCTATCTTTTGAAAAACATCTTTTGAATTATCTCCATTATCGATTGCTGCTTTATATTCTTTAGCAGCTTCTAAATATTGCATTTTCTCAAAAAAACTATCAGCTATCTTATATTTTTCTTGTGCAAAGCCTAGGGTTGATAGACTTATAAAAATTACAATTATTATGTTTTTCATATTTCTTATTTTAATGGAATTTTAAAGTTATT
This window encodes:
- a CDS encoding OmpA family protein yields the protein MKNIIIVIFISLSTLGFAQEKYKIADSFFEKMQYLEAAKEYKAAIDNGDNSKDVFQKIGDAYYFNTNMESANKWYGKLITLYKEALNAEYFFRYSKSFQGIGKYGAAKKWMKVFEEKSNKNQLNKTANLQANSEVILDQEQQFILSNLSINTVFSDFGPMYYNDKLVYASAIDSTYNKTSNYKIKKPLFFNLYLGDIDYKNTDVTMVKDFSKVLNSKYHEATLSFSSDFKKVYYTRNNYNGSGVDGVKINRLKLYSATLVEGVDGKKDWQNIKELPFNSEEYSVGHPALSADGTKLYFVSDMPGSIGETDIFVVDILKDDVYSKPRNLGTKINTSGKEMFPFITKNKLYFASDGHNGLGGLDVFESNYNTVFEAAINLGAPLNSVLDDFGYIVNEETNNGFVCSNRNSGKGDDDIYFFERIPVGDCKQFVEGYISNNLTGEKISDATVSLYSNEGEKLEEIQTDINGNYSFEKEISCNTNYLIKVKKRGYNVKEKPFLTTEKSQKITIPVGIDKLNKLIVEENGLLKIKVGTIYFDLDKWDIRVDAALEFDKVVFLLKQYPKMIINIESHTDSRGKDAYNLILSDKRAKATRDYIISKGIDAKRIISAKGFGETQLINKCKNGVPCSEMLHQLNRRSEFIILKM